From a region of the Kwoniella mangroviensis CBS 8507 chromosome 1 map unlocalized Ctg01, whole genome shotgun sequence genome:
- a CDS encoding homoserine O-acetyltransferase yields the protein MSSSSSSSSSTNPYAGLISQNITTVPSFTLESGVRLADVPVAYKTWGKLNENGDNCLVICHALTGSADVEDWWGPLLGPDRAFDPTRFFIFCANVIGSPYGTISSVTTNPETGKPFGPEMPGSSVKDDVRLHYIILKSLGVQSVAAVIGGSMGGMTCLEWPLNSPPGFVKAIVPLATSARHSAWCISWGEAQRQSIYSDPDYKDGYYFEQDNSTVDLTKQPTRGLAAARMAALLTYRSRDSFESRFGRRSGNNSTNKSKVPKGGVRIMGGKKTTDPSSPSDSDVKLHNEETPREIAWREHNDGHRSSSNLGSRRNSDSGKSSTSTSNGMQTPELEKSLVLGENDKIGQGVALGSAAALKDGKVGGNGTGTGTGGDKQPKIFSAQSYLRYQGDKFTGRFDANCYIHITRKLDTHDLSQPSTDSSLESLSSKLPPHSSEGEPPSDIELEKLLSDALSLEPPALVIGIESDGLFTTSEQKEIAAYIPDAELVLIPSPDGHDGFLLEFEAINGWIDGFLKRKMPNFFQDRVIPLEEYGKDKNGDGFGVKKESVFGEAEADVTRW from the exons atgtcatcgtcatcatcctcttcttcttctaccaatcCCTACGCCGGGTTGATATCACAGAATATCACCACCGTCCCTTCCTTCACACTCGAGTCTGGAGTCAGACTCGCCGACGTACCTGTTGCGTACAAGACATGGGGCAAGCTGAATGAGAATGGAGATAATTGTCTGGTCATTTGTCATGCTTTGACGGGCAGTGCGGATGTCGAAGATTG GTGGGGTCCTCTCCTTGGTCCAGATAGAGCATTCGACCCTACTAGatttttcatcttctgcgCCAACGTCATTGGGTCCCCTTACGGGACCATATCAAGTGTGACGACTAACCCGGAGACGGGTAAACCATTCGGTCCTGAGATGCCTGGAAGTAGTGTCAAGGATGATGTTAG ACTCCATTATATCATTCTGAAATCACTCGGCGTTCAATCAGTCGCGGCAGTAATAGGAGGATCCATGGGAGGGATGACATGTCTTGAATGGCCTCTAAACTCACCACCGGGATTCGTCAAAGCGATCGTACCGCTCGCTACCTCCGCCAGACATTCCGCATGGTGTATATCATGGGGCGAAGCTCAACGACAATCTATCTATTCTGATCCAGATTATAAAGATGGCTATTACTTTGAACAAGACAACTCTACTGTTGACTTGACCAAACAACCTACAAGGGGATTGGCAGCAGCTCGGATGGCCGCGTTGTTGACTTATAGAAGTAGGGATTCTTTCGAATCTCGATTCGGTAGGAGATCAGGTAACAATTCTACCAACAAGTCGAAAGTCCCTAAAGGCGGTGTGAGGATCATGGGTGGAAAGAAGACTACGgatccctcttcaccttctgatTCAGATGTGAAATTACACAATGAGGAGACTCCGAGGGAGATAGCATGGAGAGAACATAATGATGGACATAGATCGAGCTCAAATTTGGGATCGAGGAGGAATTCAGATTCGGGTAAATCATCTACGTCTACGTCTAATGGTATGCAGACTCCGGAGTTGGAGAAGAGCTTGGTATTGGGAGAAAACGATAAGATTGGTCAAGGTGTTGCGTTGGGTTCGGCCGCCGCGTTAAAGGATGGGAAAGTGGGTGGTAATGGTACGggtacaggtacaggagGGGATAAACAACCAAAGATATTCAGTGCGCAGAGTTATCTGAGGTATCAAGGTGATAAG TTTACTGGCCGATTCGATGCCAACTGTTATATCCACATTACCCGTAAACTCGATACCCACGACCTATCTCAACCATCCACTGACTCTTCTCTCGAATCGCTCTCATCAAAATTACCACCTCACTCTTCGGAAGGCGAACCGCCCAGTGACATCGAATTGGAGAAACTCTTATCCGATGCACTGTCGCTCGAACCTCCCGCTCTGGTGATTGGTATTGAGTCAGATGGTCTGTTCACCACTAGCGAACAGAAGGAGATCGCTGCTTACATCCCTGATGCTGAATTGGTATTGATCCCTAGTCCagatggacatgatggatTTTTGTTAGAGTTTGAAGCTATaaatggatggatcgatggTTTTCTAAAAAGGAAAATGCCCAATTTCTTCCAAGATCGAGTTATCCCGTTGGAAGAGTACGGTAAGGATAAGAATGGAGATGGGTTCGGAGTCAAGAAGGAGAGTGTATTTGGGGAGGCAGAGGCGGACGTTACTAGGTGGTAG
- a CDS encoding eukaryotic translation initiation factor 3 subunit L, whose translation MADPTAFYEPTEDELLSSLAVPVQSYNPESDADEYRRLQELEQHAYAQQQLMVAEQEQEQLQALEQVPEDVKRFLVLFHQAILENDLPTITNMYESGWNKLTQAHYSQNEWPEAELISPLVGNDQVFLTLYRELYFRHVYAKLQPTIDDRFQSYENICELFNYLLNSDGPVPLDLPIQWLWDMLDEFVYQFSNFSTWRANPKNKNEEELEALAEAQNIWSSYSVLNVLYSLVQKSQINEQLRAEKQGKTPEEVQELAGEYGSKPLYRNLGYFSLICLLRVHVLLGDPTLALQTMENVDLSGGAFLTRITACHVTTYYHVGCAYMALGRWPDAIKTFISVLIFFIRMKQYHTRSYQYGSITKQCERMYALLAICTTLSPGPSDESIMSIVKEHYADQLSVLQRGGDEALETFKDLFLSASPKYLNVNPPPYEDPSALESYLANPPIDATQRHLDLFLSDVVAVRGVSNIRNLLKLYTSIDASKLVTFSEGETEEEEILQQLMVLKAASRTYAKGQQQDTLLDGERIVTNNLDFTIDGSMVHVEETTSHRRYAGFFIRNAEHAQRVFNTIKSSPLPIQRKPTTSVTQTTTDNKNEPKKSGAWQPKRARVAAQ comes from the exons ATGGCCGACCCAACTGCATTCTACGAGCCAACAGAGGACGAgctcctctcctctctcgcCGTCCCAGTCCAATCTTACAACCCTGAATCAGACGCAGATGAATATAGGAGATTGCAGGAGCTGGAACAACATGCCTACGCGCAACAGCAATTGATGGTGGCtgagcaggagcaggagcagtTGCAGGCTTTAGAACAGGTCCCAGAGGATGTCAAGAGG ttcctcgtcctcttccatcAAGCTATTCTCGAAAATGACTTACCAACCATCACCAACATGTACGAAAGTGGATGGAATAAGTTGACTCAAGCTCATTACTCTCAAAATGAATGGCCTGAAGCTGAACTCATCTCTCCCTTGGTTGGAAATG ATCAAGTTTTCCTGACTCTTTACCGAGAG CTCTACTTTAGACATGTCTATGCTAAACTTCAACCTACCATCGACGATCGATTCCAATCATACGAAAACATCTGTGAACTCTTCAACTACCTTTTGA ACTCTGACGGTCCTGTACCCCTCGACTTACCAATCCAATGGTTATGGGACATGCTCGACGAGTTCGTCTACCaattctccaacttctccaCTTGGCGTGCCAACCCCAAAAAcaagaacgaagaggaattagAAGCTTTGGCCGAAGCTCAGAACATCTGGTCATCTTACTCTGTCCTCAACGTTTTGTATTCTTTGGTTCAAAAATCACAAATCAATGAACAGCTCAGGGCGGAGAAACAAGGTAAAACACCAGAAGAAGTTCAAGAATTAGCTGGAGAGTATGGAAGTAAACCTCTATACAGAAATTTAGGTTatttctctttgatctgttTGTTGAGAGTACATGTGCTGTTGGGTGATCCTACTT TGGCACTTCAAACAATGGAAAATGTCGATCTTTCAGGTGGTGCATTCTTGACCCGAATCACAGCTTGTCACGTTACCACCTACTACCATGTTGGATGTGCATACATGGCTTTGGGAAGATGGCCAGATGCTATCAAGACTTTCATCTCcgttttgatcttcttcatccgaatgAAGCAGTACCACACCAGGTCATACCAGTATGGttcg ATAACCAAACAATGTGAGAGGATGTATGCCCTCCTCGCCATCTGCACTACCCTTTCGCCTGGACCTTCCGACGAGAGCATCATGAGTATCGTCAAGGAGCATTACGCAGATCAATTATCAGTTTTACAACGAGGAGG TGACGAAGCCCTCGAAACATTCAAAGACCTCTTCCTATCCGCCTCCCCCAAATACCTCAACGTCAACCCACCACCATACGAAGATCCCTCAGCACTCGAATCATACCTTGCCAACCCACCCATAGACGCCACACAACGACATCTCGACTTATTCCTTTCTGACGTAGTCGCCGTTCGAGGTGTATCCAACATAAGAAACCTGTTGAAATTGTACACTTCGATTGACGCTTCGAAGTTGGTTACCTTCTCTGAAGGAGagaccgaagaggaagagattcTTCAACAGTTGATGGTGTTGAAAGCGGCCAGTAGGACTTATGCGAAAGGTCAACAACAAGATACTTTATTGGATGGTGAAAGAATCGTGACGAATAACCTGGATTTCACAATTGATGGG TCGATGGTTCACGTCGAGGAAACTACCTCCCACAGACGATACGCAGGATTCTTCATTCGAAATGCCGAACATGCCCAGAGAGTATtcaataccatcaaatcatcacctttacccattCAACGTAAACCCACTACGAGCGTTACACAAACAACGACAGATAATAAGAACGAACCTAAGAAATCGGGTGCTTGGCAACCTAAGAGAGCGAGGGTGGCTGCTCAGTAA
- a CDS encoding mitochondrial 37S ribosomal protein uS13m has protein sequence MHLLGHNLPDHKPLKIALLTFYGLSHPLASRLLARLSIHSEALVSDLTEPQLTSLSAYLSSPSTTAKVRETQSNITLSPPGGKPLPIPGNKSIVTTTQNNKGKGKERDDPLDELRLETEARRGMQADIAHLRMVGTYRGKRHAAGYPVRGQRTQTNASTAKKHNRVERRGFATYSIRPSFGITEIPHPPSRILKEIAVSRFV, from the exons ATGCATTTGCTAGGACATAACTTACCAGACCACAAACCTCTTAAA ATCGCCCTCTTAACGTTCTACGGCCTCTCTCACCCCCTCGCATCCCGACTGCTCGCACGACTCTCCATCCACTCCGAAGCCCTCGTATCAGATTTGACCGaacctcaactcacctctctatcagcttacctctcttctccatctacaaCAGCCAAAGTCCGTGAAACCCAGTCGAACATCACCCTTTCTCCTCCAGGGGGTAAGCCACTGCCTATACCGGGAAACAAATCCATCGTAACTACCACCCAGAACAataaaggaaaaggaaaagaaagggatgatccGCTAGATGAACTTAGACTAGAGACTGAAGCTAGGAGGGGGATGCAGGCTGATATTGCGCATTTGAGGATGGTTGGAACGTATAGAGGTAAGAG ACACGCAGCAGGTTACCCCGTGAGAGGTCAACGAACTCAAACGAACGCTTCTACGGCCAAGAAGCATAATAGAGTGGAGAGAAGGGGTTTCGCCAC ATATTCAATTAGACCATCTTTTGGTATCACGGAAatacctcatcctccatctaGGATATTGAAAGAGATAGCGGTATCTCGTTTCGTATAG